The genomic DNA ATGGCATTTTAAGATACGTCGGAAGCCCATATATCCGCCTTTAAAAGGGCCGTACACTTCTATAGCTTCTCTTGTATATTCTGAACACGTAGGATAAAAACGGCATGTAGGTGGGGTCATTGGTGAAATATAACGCTGATAAATGTGTATAATGCCGAGAAATAATTTTTTAAACATTTTAATCCTCCAACAAGAAGTTTAATTATTAAATAGTTTAACACAAAGAAAGGGGTAGTGAGGAACATGGAGTTTATAGATAAAGATAATAGACGTGTAACAATGCATTATAAAACGGA from Staphylococcus taiwanensis includes the following:
- the yidD gene encoding membrane protein insertion efficiency factor YidD, which encodes MFKKLFLGIIHIYQRYISPMTPPTCRFYPTCSEYTREAIEVYGPFKGGYMGFRRILKCHPLHKGGFDPVPLKEDKDKHHHH